A window of the Scleropages formosus chromosome 5, fSclFor1.1, whole genome shotgun sequence genome harbors these coding sequences:
- the LOC108942327 gene encoding RNA-binding protein with multiple splicing 2 — protein sequence MSLKSDSEPNNNVSIEEEVRTLFVSGLPVDIKPRELYLLFRPFKGYEGSLIKLTSKQPVGFVTFDSRSGAEAAKNALNGIRFDPESPQTLRLEFAKANTKMAKSKLMATPNPTNIHPALGAHFIARDPYDLTGAALIPASPEAWGPYPLYTTELTPGLPHAAFTYPAAAAAAAALHAQMRWYPSPSEASQPGWKSRQFC from the exons ATGAGTCTGAAATCTGATTCTGAGCCGAACAACAACGTATCGATAGAGGAGGAG GTGCGCACTCTCTTTGTCAGCGGCCTTCCAGTTGACATCAAACCACGTGAACTCTACCTACTCTTCAGACCCTTCAAG ggtTATGAAGGTTCACTGATCAAGCTGACATCAAAGCAG CCTGTTGGTTTTGTTACCTTTGACAGCCGGTCGGGTGCTGAAGCTGCGAAGAATGCATTAAAT GGAATCCGCTTTGACCCCGAGAGCCCGCAGACACTACGGTTAGAGTTTGCTAAAGCCAACACGAAGATGGCTAAGAGTAAGCTGATGGCCACGCCGAACCCCACCAACATCCACCCAGCTCTAGGAGCACACTTCATTGCACGGGACCCAT ATGACCTCACGGGTGCAGCGCTGATTCCTGCGTCCCCTGAGGCCTGGGGCCCCTACCCACTGTACACCACCGAGCTGACCCCCGGGCTCCCCCATGCTGCCTTCACTTACCCTGCtgccgcagctgctgctgctgccctccACGCTCAG aTGCGTTGGTACCCATCTCCATCTGAGGCCTCTCAGCCAGGGTGGAAATCCCGTCAGTTTTGTTAA